The Pontibacter pudoricolor genome contains a region encoding:
- a CDS encoding glycosyltransferase family 2 protein: protein MLNQTFKKFEVLIIDDGSKDQSLSRVRMFSDFRIKVYTKANGGVSDARNYGIERASYNYIAFLDADDGWDNNYLEEMEKLITKYPECGMYNCAYRRVKSNRIYSESPNIPDGVIQDYFKTTLTLNDMISWTSATIIKKEVFDSVGKFPVGMVSGEDCYMWCKVAIKYPVAFTQKIMSTYNMMLSDAYLRVAKPDTCQESWYDLYNEHDPYLNKFIASKAIENGLRHAWAGQKKKSKLIEQQFKFVKEFNDQYFNSRLKKLYYLNRLPYFAVKVLLLYKKLATLHFFEPRLLPTR, encoded by the coding sequence GTGCTTAACCAGACATTCAAAAAATTTGAAGTTCTGATTATAGATGACGGCTCTAAAGATCAGAGTCTATCCAGAGTTCGTATGTTTTCCGATTTCCGGATAAAAGTTTATACTAAAGCAAACGGTGGCGTTTCTGATGCGCGCAACTATGGTATTGAGCGGGCTTCTTATAACTATATCGCTTTTTTAGATGCAGATGATGGCTGGGATAATAACTATCTGGAAGAGATGGAGAAGCTTATAACGAAGTATCCCGAATGTGGTATGTACAACTGCGCCTACAGAAGAGTAAAAAGCAATAGAATATATTCTGAGAGCCCAAACATACCTGACGGTGTTATCCAGGATTATTTTAAAACAACACTCACTTTAAATGATATGATTTCGTGGACTTCGGCTACGATCATAAAAAAAGAGGTTTTTGATTCAGTGGGTAAATTCCCTGTAGGAATGGTAAGTGGTGAGGATTGCTATATGTGGTGTAAGGTAGCTATTAAATATCCGGTTGCTTTTACGCAAAAGATAATGTCTACTTATAATATGATGCTAAGTGATGCTTATTTAAGGGTAGCGAAACCAGATACCTGCCAGGAGTCGTGGTATGACTTATATAACGAACATGACCCTTATCTGAATAAATTTATTGCTTCAAAAGCAATAGAAAATGGTTTAAGGCATGCCTGGGCAGGGCAAAAAAAGAAAAGCAAATTAATTGAGCAACAATTCAAGTTCGTTAAAGAATTTAATGATCAGTACTTCAACAGCAGATTAAAAAAACTTTATTATCTGAACAGACTGCCATATTTCGCAGTAAAGGTGCTCCTTCTCTACAAAAAATTAGCTACTCTGCATTTCTTCGAGCCAAGATTATTACCTACAAGATAA
- a CDS encoding glycosyltransferase translates to MKVLFVCSGNSKNFDVVPFIKAQGESLRKLGIDLDYFPIIGKGLKGYLKAGKALREHLQHHSYDLIHAHFSLSGWSAVIGAGKTPVILSLMGDDAQGDYIGVNKIRFSSRLFIVSSFLIQPFVRAIISKSKNLENFVYFKKKSFIIPNGVDTDVFKPHPTGFREELGLRKDKKIVLFLGSKVRIGKNYPLAQKAVAYLEMPEVELVNPFPLPHADIPKYLNSVDVLVVPSFMEGSPNVVKEAMACNCPIVATDVGDISWVMGNTEGCYLASFEAKDFSEKIRDALIFSETKGRTNGAERIMELGLSSESIAHRLIEVYRNFCTHNAPKKATVLTRPPSIQKI, encoded by the coding sequence ATGAAGGTTCTCTTTGTTTGCAGCGGTAACTCCAAAAATTTTGATGTTGTACCTTTTATAAAAGCCCAGGGAGAATCGTTAAGGAAGCTAGGCATAGACCTTGACTATTTCCCTATCATCGGTAAAGGACTTAAGGGATACTTGAAGGCGGGCAAGGCTTTGCGTGAACATTTACAGCACCATTCCTACGACCTGATTCATGCACACTTTTCTTTGTCTGGGTGGTCTGCTGTTATTGGGGCCGGAAAAACACCCGTGATCTTATCGCTGATGGGCGACGACGCTCAAGGTGACTACATCGGTGTTAACAAGATCCGTTTTAGCAGCAGACTTTTCATCGTTTCCTCCTTCCTGATTCAACCATTTGTAAGAGCTATCATTTCGAAGTCCAAAAACCTCGAAAATTTTGTTTACTTCAAAAAGAAGTCATTCATAATTCCGAATGGGGTCGATACAGATGTTTTTAAACCACATCCTACAGGATTCAGGGAGGAATTAGGCCTTAGAAAAGACAAAAAAATAGTCCTGTTTTTAGGAAGTAAAGTACGCATCGGAAAAAACTATCCTTTGGCACAAAAAGCGGTTGCTTATTTAGAAATGCCAGAAGTTGAGCTTGTAAACCCCTTTCCCCTACCCCATGCTGATATTCCGAAATACCTTAATTCGGTCGATGTGCTGGTTGTTCCGTCTTTCATGGAAGGTTCCCCGAATGTTGTAAAAGAGGCTATGGCCTGCAATTGCCCTATAGTAGCCACTGATGTTGGCGATATAAGCTGGGTGATGGGGAATACAGAAGGATGTTACTTAGCATCTTTTGAGGCAAAAGACTTTTCTGAAAAGATCAGGGACGCTCTGATATTTTCAGAAACAAAAGGCAGAACAAACGGAGCGGAAAGAATTATGGAGCTAGGTTTAAGTTCTGAAAGCATCGCTCATAGACTTATTGAAGTCTACAGAAACTTCTGTACGCATAATGCCCCCAAAAAGGCAACTGTTTTAACCAGACCACCAAGCATCCAGAAGATATAA
- a CDS encoding lipopolysaccharide biosynthesis protein, producing the protein MSGLKWNAISTIAVRGTDFGVKLILARILLPEAYGIVGMAMIIISFLEVVSDMGLFNALVQKKEDEFSNLRYSSAFWFLLVIASLFTLCFYGFISQLGAFFYNEPLLVPVLNALSFYLFFNIISIVPRVILTRQLNFKSLVQITFTGTAISSVVAVALAIAGYGVWSIVVKYLVSSSTIFLSYWIIVRWRPQFEFSWQSLTELAGYSTYTQINNILFFVRNNIDYLVIGKLVGAHVLGIYTLAFTLSEVLRTQLYSILNKVLFPVYSKIQDDTAQIKKYYLKIMRFTAILTFPVSVLFIGLSENIILAFFGAKWLEAADPLRILAVASMIFAISGTPAEVLKGIGKPSVSFYLNLINTFVIAMPLIYFGQKYFGLNGVAYAVCIHYTTSRLAFHYYMKKYIHITDEEVFLVLKKPVIAAIAMLLMIEAGKLTSLENNMVLIVAGSMGSLVYILFFKNDIRYGIKLLSKKQN; encoded by the coding sequence TTGTCGGGACTAAAATGGAATGCTATCAGTACGATTGCAGTTCGGGGCACAGATTTCGGAGTAAAGCTAATTTTGGCCCGCATCCTTTTACCCGAGGCGTATGGCATTGTAGGCATGGCCATGATCATTATCAGCTTTCTGGAAGTAGTTTCAGACATGGGCCTGTTTAATGCTTTAGTCCAGAAAAAGGAAGATGAGTTTTCAAACCTTCGCTATTCCAGCGCTTTCTGGTTTTTACTTGTTATAGCGTCTTTATTTACGCTTTGTTTCTATGGTTTTATCTCGCAACTAGGTGCATTCTTTTACAACGAGCCGTTACTGGTTCCTGTCTTAAATGCATTAAGCTTTTATCTGTTTTTTAATATAATATCAATTGTTCCAAGAGTAATTCTCACCAGGCAGTTAAACTTTAAAAGTCTGGTACAGATAACGTTCACTGGAACTGCAATAAGTTCAGTAGTTGCTGTTGCCCTGGCTATTGCAGGTTATGGCGTTTGGAGTATCGTAGTAAAGTACCTGGTAAGTTCCTCCACTATCTTTTTATCTTACTGGATAATAGTCAGGTGGAGGCCACAGTTTGAATTTAGTTGGCAATCGCTCACAGAACTAGCAGGTTACAGCACTTACACCCAGATCAATAATATACTATTTTTTGTACGGAACAATATAGATTACCTGGTTATAGGCAAACTAGTGGGCGCGCATGTTTTAGGTATATATACCTTAGCTTTTACCCTAAGCGAAGTTTTGCGCACACAGCTTTATTCAATCCTGAATAAAGTGCTTTTCCCGGTCTATAGTAAAATACAGGACGACACAGCGCAAATAAAGAAATATTACCTAAAAATAATGCGGTTTACTGCTATCCTCACTTTCCCTGTTTCTGTATTATTTATAGGTCTTTCTGAAAACATAATACTCGCTTTTTTTGGAGCAAAATGGCTTGAAGCAGCTGATCCGCTTCGTATTCTGGCAGTAGCCTCCATGATATTTGCCATCTCCGGCACTCCAGCAGAAGTCCTTAAAGGTATTGGTAAACCCTCCGTCAGTTTTTACCTGAACCTGATCAATACGTTCGTGATAGCAATGCCATTGATATATTTTGGGCAGAAATATTTCGGTCTTAATGGAGTAGCTTATGCCGTTTGTATCCATTACACAACTTCCAGGCTTGCTTTTCATTATTACATGAAAAAGTACATTCATATTACAGATGAGGAAGTATTTCTGGTGTTAAAAAAGCCTGTTATCGCTGCAATTGCAATGCTTCTGATGATAGAGGCCGGAAAGTTAACAAGCCTGGAGAATAACATGGTGCTTATAGTTGCCGGATCAATGGGAAGCCTGGTCTATATTTTATTTTTTAAAAATGATATAAGATATGGAATAAAGCTGCTTAGCAAAAAACAGAATTAA
- a CDS encoding DUF354 domain-containing protein: MRILIDINHPAHVHYFRNFSEIMNRQGHTILFVSRNKEMAHRLLKLYNIPYIDRGKGSDGRLGKFLYLLYAEVKLIKIAAKFKPDIFLNFLHPYPSQVARLLGVPSLVFSDTEHAVLHHKLTVPFATKVFTPSCYRIDLGEKHVRFDGYMELAYLHPAYFTPDPAIFNFLGLQPGDRYVIIRFVSWAAAHDFDHSGMSLPNKRKAVQAISKLARVFITAEGELPEDLEQYRIRISFNKMHDAIYYSSLLFGESATMASEAAVLGTPSIFIDNDGRGYTDEEETKYGLVHNFSESEADQLKAISTAIKILEEEQNGKRFKESRNKLLADCIDTTQFMVKEVLKYNNNISAN, encoded by the coding sequence ATGAGAATCCTGATTGATATAAATCATCCGGCGCATGTTCATTATTTCAGAAACTTTTCTGAAATAATGAACAGACAGGGCCATACTATTCTCTTTGTATCAAGAAATAAAGAAATGGCCCATCGCTTACTTAAGTTATATAACATACCATATATAGACAGGGGAAAAGGCAGCGATGGAAGACTTGGCAAGTTTCTATACCTGTTATATGCCGAAGTGAAGCTGATAAAAATAGCGGCGAAATTTAAACCGGACATCTTTCTAAATTTCCTGCACCCATACCCATCACAGGTTGCCCGCTTACTTGGCGTACCTTCATTGGTTTTCAGCGATACAGAACATGCCGTTTTACATCATAAATTAACTGTACCTTTTGCCACCAAGGTTTTCACCCCCTCGTGTTACCGGATTGATCTAGGAGAAAAGCACGTACGTTTTGATGGGTACATGGAGCTGGCTTATTTACATCCTGCCTATTTTACGCCCGATCCAGCTATTTTTAACTTTTTAGGCCTGCAACCAGGAGACCGGTATGTCATAATTCGATTTGTGTCTTGGGCTGCTGCGCATGATTTCGACCATAGCGGCATGTCCCTCCCCAACAAAAGGAAAGCTGTGCAGGCCATCTCAAAACTTGCCCGGGTATTTATTACTGCAGAAGGCGAACTTCCGGAGGATCTGGAACAGTACAGAATCAGGATTTCCTTTAATAAGATGCATGATGCGATCTACTATAGCAGTCTGCTATTTGGTGAAAGTGCTACTATGGCTTCTGAAGCTGCTGTTTTAGGCACACCATCCATTTTTATAGATAATGACGGACGAGGCTATACAGATGAGGAAGAAACAAAATACGGCCTGGTTCATAATTTCTCTGAGAGCGAAGCCGATCAGTTAAAAGCGATCAGCACAGCAATTAAAATACTGGAAGAAGAACAAAACGGTAAGCGATTTAAAGAAAGCAGGAATAAGTTACTCGCCGATTGTATAGACACAACCCAGTTTATGGTGAAAGAGGTTCTGAAGTATAACAATAATATATCTGCTA